TATTCATTAAATTTTAGGATTTTAAAAGGAGATATAATATGAAAGTAGCATTTGTTGACGAACGAATTGAAATGGAAGAAATGGAAAATTTGCAACAGTTTACTATTAAAGTAATTAAAGTTCCTAAAACAAATCTCACTTATGAAGCTGTATCTGGTCATCCTGATATCCTTATTCATATATGTGATGACAAAGTAATACTTCATAAAGATATTGATAAAACTTTTCTACAATATTTAAAATCTCTCAATTTAAATGTACTATTATCAAAAAAATCAATAGGATACAAATATCCTAATAATATAATCTTAAATTGTGTTTCTACCTCTGAATTTTTTATCCACAATGCTAAATACACTGATGAAAAGTTATTAACATTAATAGGTAATAAGCAAATTGTTAATGTACCTCAAGGATATACAAAATGTTCTACTGCTGTAGTTTCTAATAAAGCTATAATGACTTCTGACACTATCATCGCAGATTCTATGAAAAAATTAGGAATGGACGTTTTGTTGTTACCTCCGGGGGATATTCTTCTTCCTGGGTTAGATTATGGTTTCATTGGTGGTACTTGTGGACTTATAGATGATAAAACCATGTGCTTCTATGGAAATTTAGAAAAGTATAAATACGGTAATGAT
Above is a genomic segment from Clostridium bornimense containing:
- a CDS encoding DUF6873 family GME fold protein; translation: MKVAFVDERIEMEEMENLQQFTIKVIKVPKTNLTYEAVSGHPDILIHICDDKVILHKDIDKTFLQYLKSLNLNVLLSKKSIGYKYPNNIILNCVSTSEFFIHNAKYTDEKLLTLIGNKQIVNVPQGYTKCSTAVVSNKAIMTSDTIIADSMKKLGMDVLLLPPGDILLPGLDYGFIGGTCGLIDDKTMCFYGNLEKYKYGNDVIDFLKKHNVKPVYLSNGKLVDRGSILVIDTESIHHCDDNH